The following coding sequences are from one Sciurus carolinensis chromosome 11, mSciCar1.2, whole genome shotgun sequence window:
- the LOC124958796 gene encoding olfactory receptor 10V1-like, with product MGDENQTTEIQFHFHPFSPILEVQMFIFVLFLLLYAGSLFGNATISLTVWAEPSLHIPMYFFLANLAVLEIFYSSTVAPLALVNLVAMGRVPISFAGCGTQMFFFVFLGSADCILLGIMAYDRFVAIRDPLRYTLIMRRQLCAQLAGGALVLGFILALQLTVLIFHLPFCGHNRITHFYCDVLPILRLACGDTRMQEAMIFIVSVIILTIPFSLISISYIFIITAILKIRSAEGRNKAFSTCSSHLTVVLLQYGCCSLIYLRPSSSYNPEMGRVVSVVYTFVTPVLNPLIYSMRNKELKDALNKVVRRHLLQ from the coding sequence ATGGGGGATGAAAACCAAACCACAGAGATCCAGTTCCACTTTCACCCATTTTCCCCCATCCTGGAGGTCCAGatgtttatttttgtgcttttccTGCTGCTGTATGCTGGCAGCCTCTTTGGTAATGCCACCATCTCTCTCACTGTCTGGGCTGAGCCTTCGCTCCACATTCCCATGTATTTCTTTCTGGCCAACCTGGCAGTGCTGGAGATCTTTTACTCTTCCACTGTCGCCCCTCTGGCTTTGGTCAACCTGGTGGCCATGGGGAGGGTTCCCATCTCCTTCGCTGGTTGTGGCACTCAGatgttcttctttgtttttctgggtaGTGCTGACTGTATCCTCTTAGGGATCATGGCTTATGATCGGTTCGTAGCAATCCGGGATCCTTTGCGTTACACCCTCATCATGAGACGACAGCTGTGTGCCCAGCTGGCTGGGGGAGCCCTGGTCCTTGGTTTCATCCTAGCCTTACAACTGACAGTTCTGATCTTCCATCTGCCATTTTGTGGCCACAACAGAATCACCCACTTCTACTGCGATGTGCTGCCCATCCTGAGGTTGGCATGCGGGGATACTCGGATGCAAGAAGCCATGATCTTCATCGTCAGCGTCATCATCCTCACCATCCCCTTTTCCCTGATCTCCATCTCCTACATCTTCATCATCACTGCCATTTTGAAGATCCGCTCGGCCGAAGGACGGAACAAAGCCTTCTCCACTTGCTCCTCTCACCTGACCGTGGTTCTTCTTCAGTATGGTTGTTGTAGCCTCATCTACTTACGCCCCAGCTCTAGCTACAACCCAGAGATGGGTCGCGTGGTGTCTGTTGTCTACACCTTTGTCACCCCTGTCTTGAATCCTTTGATCTACAGCATGAGAAATAAGGAGCTGAAAGATGCCCTGAACAAGGTAGTGAGAAGACATTTGTTGCAGTAG